The genomic DNA CCTTGGCCTCGAAGGCGTCGAACCAGCGGTCGCGGTCCGAGTCGCGGGTGATCTGCTCGATCGTCTGGCCGGTGTGCTGGGAGGTCAGCTCGGCCATGCGCCGCTTGGTGTGCAGCAGCCGCTCGGCGTGGATCTTGATGTCCGAGGCCGAACCGGCCAGGCCGGCGGAGGGCTGGTGGATCAGGATCTCGGCGTTCGGCAGCGCGAAGCGCTTGCCGGGGGTGCCCGCGCTGAGCAGGAACTGTCCCATGGAGGCCGCGAGACCCATCGCGATCGTCACCACGTCGTTCTTGATGTACTGCATGGTGTCGTAGATCGCCATGCCGGCCGTGATCGAACCGCCCGGGCTGTTGATGTACAGGAAGATGTCCTTGTCCGGGTCGGACGCGAGGAGCAGCAGCTGTGCGGTGATCTTGTTAGCAATGTCGTCGTCGACCGGCTGGCCGAGGAAGATGATCCGCTCGCCGAGCAGTCGGTTGTAGACCTGGTCGCCGAGGCCGCCACCGATGGAGGGCTCGCCGGCGGCTGAGGGCATCAGATTCGTCACGTATCCACCT from Streptomyces sp. CB09001 includes the following:
- a CDS encoding ATP-dependent Clp protease proteolytic subunit, which codes for MPSAAGEPSIGGGLGDQVYNRLLGERIIFLGQPVDDDIANKITAQLLLLASDPDKDIFLYINSPGGSITAGMAIYDTMQYIKNDVVTIAMGLAASMGQFLLSAGTPGKRFALPNAEILIHQPSAGLAGSASDIKIHAERLLHTKRRMAELTSQHTGQTIEQITRDSDRDRWFDAFEAKEYGLIDDVIATAAGMPGGGGTGA